In Neisseriaceae bacterium CLB008, one genomic interval encodes:
- the paaC gene encoding 1,2-phenylacetyl-CoA epoxidase subunit PaaC: MKSCVDYLLHLADSALIIGQRNAEWCGQGPVLEEDIALANISLDHIGQARMLYQLVAEIEGGDVTEDRLAYFRGERDYRNYTLLELPHHAGLSAYARTDRDYAVTMTRNFLYSTLMLLVWDQLQNVANEQVAAIAAKSLKEVRYHLRHSADWLVRLGDGTAESNRRMQGALDYLMPFTQEFWSPSEMETAAAAAGYGVETWTLRDTWTELVSAKVAEATLTLPEVGGYVTEGKAQLHSEHLGYVLAEMQSLARAHPEAVW, from the coding sequence ATGAAAAGCTGCGTGGATTATCTATTGCATCTGGCCGACTCAGCCTTAATCATCGGCCAGCGTAACGCCGAATGGTGTGGGCAAGGCCCGGTACTGGAAGAAGACATTGCCTTGGCCAACATCAGCCTCGACCACATCGGTCAAGCGCGCATGCTGTATCAGCTGGTGGCCGAGATTGAAGGCGGTGACGTTACCGAAGACCGCTTGGCCTATTTCAGGGGCGAGCGCGACTACCGTAATTACACCTTATTAGAGCTGCCGCATCATGCTGGTCTGTCTGCCTATGCGCGTACCGACCGTGACTACGCCGTGACCATGACCCGTAACTTTTTGTACTCGACCCTGATGTTGTTGGTTTGGGATCAATTACAAAACGTGGCGAATGAGCAAGTGGCGGCCATTGCGGCTAAGTCTTTGAAAGAGGTTCGCTACCACCTGCGCCACAGCGCCGATTGGCTGGTGCGCCTTGGCGATGGCACGGCAGAGTCCAACCGCCGTATGCAGGGGGCTCTGGATTACTTAATGCCGTTTACCCAAGAGTTTTGGTCACCTTCTGAGATGGAAACGGCGGCCGCAGCAGCAGGCTATGGGGTCGAAACCTGGACGCTACGCGACACCTGGACCGAATTGGTGAGCGCCAAAGTGGCCGAAGCAACGTTGACCCTGCCAGAAGTTGGTGGCTACGTGACCGAAGGGAAGGCGCAGCTGCATTCCGAGCATCTAGGCTATGTTTTGGCCGAAATGCAAAGCTTGGCGCGCGCTCATCCTGAAGCGGTGTGGTAG
- the paaD gene encoding 1,2-phenylacetyl-CoA epoxidase subunit PaaD: protein MTALAPTSADVWALLEQVTDPEIPVVSLRELGILRAVNATDDGFEVVITPTYSGCPAMGQIEDDVQAVLAEAGVSARVLTQLAPAWTTDWMCDEAKEKLRAYGIAPPQRQSCGAQVNVIQFMQKPVTEPDIPCPQCGSTQTVVSAEFGSTACKALYKCLSCQEPFDYFKPY, encoded by the coding sequence ATGACTGCCTTAGCGCCTACTAGTGCCGATGTCTGGGCCTTGCTCGAACAGGTGACTGACCCAGAAATTCCCGTGGTATCGCTGCGTGAATTGGGGATTTTACGGGCGGTGAACGCCACTGATGATGGTTTTGAGGTGGTGATTACGCCCACCTACAGTGGCTGCCCGGCCATGGGCCAAATCGAAGACGATGTCCAAGCGGTCTTGGCCGAAGCCGGCGTCTCGGCTCGAGTGCTGACTCAGCTGGCGCCCGCTTGGACCACCGACTGGATGTGCGACGAAGCCAAAGAAAAGCTACGCGCCTACGGCATTGCGCCCCCGCAGCGGCAAAGCTGTGGGGCTCAGGTGAATGTGATTCAGTTTATGCAAAAGCCCGTCACAGAGCCGGACATTCCTTGTCCACAGTGCGGTTCGACCCAGACCGTGGTGTCGGCCGAGTTTGGCTCAACCGCGTGTAAAGCCTTGTATAAATGCCTGAGCTGCCAAGAGCCATTTGACTATTTTAAACCTTATTAA
- a CDS encoding cation acetate symporter: MSLLSLSLFFGIIVGTLVITYFSAKKTKSASDFYTAGGGLTAPQNGLAVAGDFMSAASFLGITGAIALVGFDGFYMSAGNLMAFLFLLFLVAEPLRNLGKYTLADMISSRFKSKKIRGMAASSTLVISIFYMIAQLVGAGGLIKLLLGIDYAVSVLIVGALMTIYVIFGGMTATSWVQITKAVLLLGGSFLLTFLVFAKFNFNISEMIAVVKAGSPLGDNYMQAGNQFKNGLDTISFNMSLVFGAAGLPHLLVRFFTVKDALTARKSVVYSTWFIGAFFIMTIFLGFGAVAFVGVDEIVAANRAGNMAAPLLALVVGGDFLFAFISAVAFATILAVVSGLVLTSASAFAHDIYGEIIKDGKMTQRQQVMVARVASIGVAAISIVLALFAQSLNVAFLSVLALGIAASANLPVILLTIYWRRFNVVGAVMGMATGLISSVVLVMLSPSVWNPVAGAGIFHGDPIFPMANPTIFTIPLGFLGAYIGTLIGRRNPKLEDDYDEVLFKANTGHGVHSAQDH; this comes from the coding sequence ATGAGCCTATTATCCTTAAGTTTGTTCTTCGGCATCATTGTTGGCACCTTAGTCATCACCTATTTCTCTGCCAAAAAAACCAAGAGCGCCAGCGATTTTTACACCGCCGGCGGTGGCCTAACCGCGCCTCAAAATGGCTTGGCCGTGGCCGGTGACTTTATGTCGGCAGCGTCTTTCTTAGGCATTACCGGCGCCATCGCGTTGGTGGGCTTTGATGGTTTTTACATGAGCGCTGGTAATTTGATGGCATTCTTGTTCTTGCTGTTCTTGGTGGCTGAGCCGCTGCGTAACTTAGGTAAATACACCTTGGCCGACATGATTTCGTCTCGCTTTAAGTCGAAAAAAATCCGCGGCATGGCGGCGTCGAGCACGCTGGTGATCTCTATTTTCTACATGATTGCCCAATTGGTGGGCGCCGGCGGCTTGATTAAGCTGTTGCTGGGCATAGACTATGCCGTATCGGTACTCATCGTAGGCGCCTTGATGACGATTTACGTGATCTTTGGTGGGATGACGGCCACTAGCTGGGTGCAGATCACCAAGGCTGTGTTGCTGCTGGGCGGCTCGTTTTTATTGACCTTCTTGGTCTTTGCCAAGTTCAACTTTAACATCAGTGAAATGATCGCCGTTGTCAAAGCCGGCTCGCCTTTGGGAGACAACTACATGCAGGCAGGTAACCAGTTTAAAAACGGCCTCGACACGATCTCCTTTAATATGTCGCTGGTGTTCGGTGCGGCCGGTTTGCCACATTTGCTGGTGCGTTTCTTTACCGTTAAAGACGCTTTAACGGCGCGTAAGTCAGTGGTGTATTCGACCTGGTTCATCGGTGCCTTCTTCATCATGACCATTTTCTTGGGCTTCGGTGCAGTGGCATTTGTGGGCGTGGATGAGATTGTGGCGGCCAACCGTGCCGGTAATATGGCGGCGCCGTTATTGGCTCTGGTCGTGGGCGGTGATTTCCTGTTTGCCTTTATTTCTGCTGTGGCGTTTGCCACCATTTTGGCGGTGGTGTCGGGCCTGGTGTTGACCTCGGCGTCGGCGTTTGCTCACGACATCTACGGTGAGATCATCAAAGATGGCAAGATGACCCAGCGCCAGCAGGTCATGGTGGCGCGCGTGGCCTCTATTGGCGTGGCAGCGATTTCCATTGTATTGGCGCTGTTCGCACAATCCCTGAACGTGGCGTTTTTGTCAGTCTTGGCCTTGGGTATTGCCGCCAGCGCGAACCTGCCGGTGATATTGCTGACCATCTACTGGCGTCGATTCAATGTGGTGGGTGCGGTGATGGGCATGGCGACTGGCTTGATTAGCTCGGTGGTATTGGTGATGCTGAGCCCGAGCGTGTGGAACCCAGTGGCGGGTGCCGGTATTTTCCACGGTGACCCTATTTTCCCCATGGCCAATCCTACTATTTTCACCATTCCCTTGGGCTTCTTGGGCGCCTACATCGGTACCTTAATTGGGCGGCGTAACCCCAAGCTTGAAGACGACTATGACGAAGTATTGTTTAAAGCCAATACCGGTCATGGCGTGCATTCTGCTCAAGATCATTAA
- a CDS encoding 2Fe-2S iron-sulfur cluster-binding protein, with product MNAQTASTPRFYDVQVKQVLAEAADSVAITLAIPADVRERFHFEPGQFLTLKTTIEGEEVRRTYSISSPRSRLRTHGELEVGIRAVDGGLFSNWAAQSLKVGDQLSVMPPEGRFVVKKARALHRVGFAAGSGITPILSIAATTLEEQPNAKFTLVYGNRRTTSVMFNEALQDLKDRYPDRLTLIHVLSQQAQEVDLLQGRIDGAKINALVEALLPAASMDEVFICGPEAMIDATEAALVALNVPKNRIYSERFNTGSAMHTRNTVRFNSGQEEAELVRDINLTVVLDGVRHELKVSEQEHLLDAALNLGLDLPYSCKAGVCCTCRAKVVEGEVSMDKNYTLEADEVAQGFVLSCQARAQSKNLVISYDER from the coding sequence ATGAACGCACAAACCGCGTCTACGCCACGATTTTATGATGTACAGGTCAAGCAAGTGTTGGCCGAAGCCGCCGATTCGGTGGCGATTACCTTGGCGATTCCGGCCGATGTCCGCGAACGCTTTCATTTTGAACCCGGTCAGTTTCTGACCCTGAAAACCACGATTGAAGGGGAAGAAGTGCGCCGCACTTATTCCATCAGCAGCCCGCGCAGCCGTTTGCGTACCCATGGTGAGCTGGAAGTGGGCATTCGCGCCGTCGACGGCGGCCTGTTCTCTAACTGGGCGGCGCAAAGCCTAAAGGTGGGCGATCAGCTCAGCGTGATGCCGCCAGAAGGACGCTTCGTGGTGAAAAAAGCCCGTGCGCTGCATCGGGTTGGCTTCGCTGCGGGTTCGGGCATTACCCCGATTTTGTCGATTGCGGCCACCACCTTAGAAGAGCAGCCGAACGCTAAATTTACCCTAGTGTATGGCAATCGCCGTACCACCAGCGTGATGTTTAACGAAGCGTTGCAAGACTTAAAAGATCGCTACCCAGATCGTCTGACCCTGATTCACGTGCTGTCACAGCAGGCGCAAGAAGTGGATTTGCTGCAAGGGCGCATTGATGGCGCCAAGATCAATGCCTTGGTCGAAGCGCTGTTGCCTGCGGCCAGTATGGATGAAGTGTTTATCTGTGGGCCCGAGGCGATGATCGACGCCACCGAAGCCGCTTTAGTGGCGCTTAACGTGCCCAAAAATCGGATTTACAGCGAACGCTTTAATACGGGCTCAGCCATGCATACCCGTAACACCGTGCGCTTTAATAGTGGTCAGGAAGAAGCTGAGCTGGTACGCGACATCAATTTAACCGTGGTGCTAGACGGCGTACGCCATGAGCTGAAAGTCAGCGAACAAGAGCATTTACTAGATGCGGCCCTGAACCTGGGCCTAGATTTGCCTTATTCCTGTAAGGCTGGGGTGTGCTGTACCTGTCGCGCTAAAGTGGTTGAGGGCGAAGTCAGCATGGATAAAAACTATACCTTGGAGGCCGATGAAGTGGCACAAGGCTTTGTCTTGAGCTGCCAGGCTCGGGCACAAAGCAAAAATTTGGTCATTAGCTACGACGAGCGTTAA
- a CDS encoding DUF485 domain-containing protein, whose protein sequence is MNHSTTEHQATGSAAAAPDYAKLVQTPEFKQLLARKKSFMVPAVCFFLAFYFLLPILATYTTWLKGTTVFGITYVWVFALCQFLVVWGLGWIYVKKSTVYDQMAAAILVQNQQELSK, encoded by the coding sequence ATGAATCATTCAACAACCGAGCATCAGGCGACGGGGTCGGCAGCCGCCGCACCGGATTACGCCAAACTGGTGCAAACGCCAGAGTTTAAACAATTATTGGCGCGTAAAAAAAGCTTTATGGTGCCGGCAGTGTGCTTTTTTCTGGCTTTTTATTTCTTATTGCCGATCTTGGCGACCTACACCACTTGGTTAAAAGGCACCACGGTGTTTGGTATTACCTATGTATGGGTCTTTGCTCTGTGTCAGTTTTTGGTGGTTTGGGGGCTAGGCTGGATCTACGTTAAAAAATCAACGGTGTATGACCAAATGGCCGCCGCTATTTTGGTGCAGAATCAACAGGAGTTAAGCAAATGA